One genomic window of Peromyscus maniculatus bairdii isolate BWxNUB_F1_BW_parent chromosome 2, HU_Pman_BW_mat_3.1, whole genome shotgun sequence includes the following:
- the Hes5 gene encoding transcription factor HES-5: MAPSTVAVEMLSPKEKNRLRKPVVEKMRRDRINSSIEQLKLLLEQEFARHQPNSKLEKADILEMAVSYLKHSKAFAAAAGPKSLHQDYSEGYSWCLQEAVQFLTLHAASDTQMKLLYHFQRPPAPTAPAKEPPAPGAAIHPTRSPAKTAASVATSRQPACGLWRPW; encoded by the exons ATGGCCCCAAGTACCGTGGCGGTAGAGATGCTCAGTcccaaggagaaaaacaga CTGCGGAAGCCGGTGGTGGAGAAGATGCGTCGGGACCGCATCAACAGCAGCATAGAGCAGCTGAAGCTGCTGCTGGAGCAGGAGTTCGCGCGGCACCAGCCCAACTCCAAGCTGGAGAAGGCCGACATCCTGGAGATGGCTGTCAGCTACCTGAAGCACAGCAAAG ccttcgccgccgccgccggtcccAAGAGCCTGCACCAGGACTACAGCGAGGGCTACTCGTGGTGCCTGCAAGAGGCCGTGCAGTTCCTGACCCTGCACGCCGCCAGCGACACGCAGATGAAGCTGCTCTATCACTTCCAgcggcccccagctcccaccgCACCTGCTAAGGAGCCGCCGGCGCCGGGCGCTGCGATCCACCCGACGCGCTCCCCGGCTAAAACCGCTGCCTCAGTCGCCACTTCCCGCCAACCAGCCTGCGGCCTCTGGCGGCCCTGGTGA